One genomic window of Coffea eugenioides isolate CCC68of unplaced genomic scaffold, Ceug_1.0 ScVebR1_248;HRSCAF=890, whole genome shotgun sequence includes the following:
- the LOC113756795 gene encoding uncharacterized protein LOC113756795, whose amino-acid sequence MGVCVTKMEAYDHLKVVGFIKGYNNWIAHGELSNYYEATSNSENTSIGVSNRTNDMQDLVHDVFGIPHGTNELNREGDFPVLEAEKFYKLIDDSQQDLYSGCKNFSKLSFIIRLLHLKCLGKMSNKIFNMFVELLRAAFPEAMTNLPSSYYEAEKLMNTLGLGYQKIDACPNDCSLYWGSAEKRTSCKTCNELRWVASENDPTGEKRKIPQKVLWHFHLKARLQRLFMSSKIGSQMRWHEEKRTKDGCMRHPADSPAWQTFDYLHPEFAKDCRNVRLGSASDGFNPFNNMSSTHSTWLVILIPYNLPPWMCMKQPYFMLSLLIPGPSSPRNNIDVYLQPLVKELTELWDFGIQTYDASQKENFQLHAALLWTISDFPGYAMLSGWNTKGEYACTVCHKFTHARRLTHSFKHCYMGHRRFLDSKHKFRKQAQLFDGTEKYGRRPPLQTGDMIVSELGDLQIKFGKLVKGNPKLPFNWKKRSIFFELPYWKDNVLRHNLDFMHIENNVCENIWGTLLDIEDKAKDHYNSRCDLREMGIRKELHPFETEPRKVYLPPSSFAMDKKQKTMFCNVLKKVKVPDGYEANVSRCVRIKPPRISGLKSHDNHILMQQLMPIALRKTLPKLVRYPLIRLSRYFRQFCSKVICPQDVVRLESEIAVILCDLEKCFPPTFFDVMVHLTIHLATEVKLGGPVYYRWMYPVERYLGTLKSYVRNKSRPEGSIAQGYLAEECINFCSLYLADYVETKFNRPSRNEEVHKEIEEGLDIFSESGHPLGRGKPTVFDAHILSKAHQYILFNCEAVTPYIEQHRRLIDEGHPQVPQHLKERLHSENFACWFAEHVKLPQNVSVLRDLRFLAKGPDVVGIQHDKYVVNGFRFHTNEVEKKRKTQNSGVTVNATTSSFASIRDQNPVLSELVYFGVLKMLLN is encoded by the exons ATGGGTGTTTGTGTGACTAAAATGGAAGCATATGATCATTTGAAAGTGGTAGGCTTTATCAAGGGTTATAATAATTGGATAGCACATGGAGAACTTTCAAACTACTATGAAGCCACATCTAATTCTGAAAATACATCAATTGGGGTTTCAAATAGGACTAATGACATGCAAGACTTGGTCCATGATGTATTTGGGATACCACATGGAACAAATGAATTGAATAGAGAAGGGGACTTTCCTGTTTTAGAGGctgaaaaattttacaaattgatTGATGATTCTCAACAGGATTTGTACAGTGGTTGCAAAAATTTCTCGAAGTTGTCTTTCATTATTCGTTTGCTTCACCTAAAATGCCTTGGTAAGATGAGTAACAAGATTTTTAATATGTTTGTTGAACTGTTGAGAGCAGCATTTCCGGAGGCCATGACTAATTTGCCTTCTTCTTACTATGAGGCTGAGAAATTGATGAATACATTGGGGTTGGGTTATCAAAAGATCGATGCATGTCCTAATGATTGTTCTCTTTATTGGGGTAGTGCTGAAAAAAGAACTTCATGCAAAACATGTAACGAGCTTAGGTGGGTTGCTTCAGAAAATGATCCAActggtgaaaaaagaaaaatccctCAAAAAGTATTGTGGCATTTCCATTTAAAAGCTAGATTACAAAGActatttatgtcttctaaaattGGATCTCAAATGAGATGGCATGAGGAAAAACGTACAAAAGATGGTTGTATGAGACATCCAGCTGATTCTCCAGCTTGGCAAACTTTTGACTATCTACATCCAGAATTTGCTAAGGATTGTCGAAATGTTAGATTGGGGTCGGCATCTGACGGGTTTAATCCATTCAACAACATGAGTTCTACACACAGTACTTGGCTTGTGATTTTAATACCATATAACTTACCTCCGTGGATGTGTATGAAGCAACCGTACTTCATGTTGTCCCTGTTAATACCCGGACCATCCTCTCCTAGGAATAATATTGATGTTTATCTACAGCCTCTAGTTAAAGAATTGACCGAATTATGGGATTTTGGCATTCAAACTTATGATGcatcccaaaaagaaaattttcaattgcatgCAGCTCTGTTGTGGACCATTAGTGATTTCCCTGGATATGCAATGTTATCTGGGTGGAACACTAAAGGTGAATATGCTTGTACTGTTTGTCACAAGTTCACTCATGCACGACGGTTGACTCATAGTTTCAAGCATTGCTATATGGGTCATCGTAGATTCTTAGATAGTAAGCATAAATTTAGAAAGCAAGCCCAATTGTTTGATGGCACCGAAAAATATGGAAGGCGACCACCTTTGCAAACTGGGGATATGATTGTGAGTGAATTGGGAGACTtgcaaattaaatttggaaaacttGTGAAAGGTAATCCGAAGCTgccttttaattggaaaaagaGGAGTATTTTCTTTGAGTTGCCATATTGGAAAGATAATGTCTTAAGACATAATCTTGACTTCATGCACATTGAGAATAATGTTTGTGAAAATATTTGGGGGACATTGCTAGATATTGAGGATAAAGCAAAGGACCATTATAATTCCCGCTGTGATTTGAGAGAAATGGGAATAAGAAAAGAGTTGCATCCCTTTGAGACAGAACCTAGAAAGGTGTACTTACCTCCATCTTCCTTTGCAATGgataaaaaacagaaaactatGTTTTGCAATGTGCTAAAAAAAGTGAAAGTTCCAGATGGTTATGAAGCTAACGTCTCAAGATGCGTTCGAATAAAACCACCAAGAATTTCGGGGCTTAAAAGTCATGATAATCATATCCTAATGCAGCAATTGATGCCTATAGCTTTGAGAAAGACTTTGCCAAAATTAGTGCGCTATCCTTTGATTCGATTGAGTAGATACTTCAGGCAGTtttgttctaaagttatttGTCCTCAAGATGTGGTTCGTTTGGAAAGTGAAATTGCCGTTATACTCTGCGATCTTGAGAAATGCTTTCCACCAACATTCTTCGATGTCATGGTGCATTTAACTATTCATTTGGCAACTGAAGTGAAATTAGGTGGCCCGGTGTATTATCGTTGGATGTATCCTGTAGAGAG GTACCTAGGAACATTAAAATCTTATGTTCGAAATAAAAGTAGGCCTGAAGGTTCGATTGCTCAAGGCTACTTGGCAGAAGAATGCATAAACTTTTGCTCGTTGTATCTTGCGGACTATGTTGAGACAAAATTCAATCGTCcaagcagaaatgaagaagtacaTAAGGAAATTGAAGAGGGTTTAGATATATTCTCTGAATCAGGACATCCTTTGGGGAGGGGCAAGCCAACAGTCTTTGATGCTCATATCTTGAGTAAAGCACATCAGTATATTTTATTTAACTGTGAAGCTGTCACACCTTACATAGA GCAGCATCGTAGATTGATAGACGAAGGGCATCCTCAAGTTCCACAGCATCTAAAAGAGCGATTGCACAGCGAAAATTTTGCTTGTTGGTTTGCTGAACATGTAA aactTCCTCAAAATGTTTCGGTGTTGAGAGACTTGAGGTTCCTTGCTAAAGGTCCAGATGTTGTTGGAATCCAACATGACAAGTACGTTGTTAATGGATTTCGGTTTCACACCAACGaagttgagaagaaaagaaaaacgcagAATAGTGGTGTTACAGTCAATGCAACAACATCCAGTTTTGCAAGTATAAGggatcaaaatccagttttgagtgaactaGTTTACTTCGGCGTCTTGAAAATGTTGTTGAATTAA
- the LOC113756794 gene encoding uncharacterized protein LOC113756794, producing MARGGRKCKRTANGLRDEPIEQPPSCHETRQQPPLGTSHENVIEQVQGEAARAPQSPIQNSTLGIMHESGDQVTQQADGGKETTNDSSEVHQKTRGPTFMKEIWGRPKDFPRIEIKLDDNGIPISEKTSFSEFLGSLARNGMYCPIDVESWLKMPRKLKMDMLEVIKERFALPMGLEAWTLRSIGKKWRSWKADLKATYFDPAVPNAEARFQKDIRVREEQWIKLWAYWKSKEAKAKQLGRPPTRVEIFNKFYTHADGTPSSTIVAENSVVGQDKHGHVRLFSDGVNPTDLWEDITSRNTCYHISVQQQSTLVRLEERLQRQDDEIASLKKMVGNMVSLKSLFDPTKIVAKGYLRSLNPLDEVGGQALGPNWCEIQIQVAMSLREQLIRPYDLQQTIQDALGAPISWPCHLVRYALKYIVDFWNFSSSYDDLMIALVFVYRWKQLKNDGDFMVMTEDSQQNGKFGS from the exons ATGGCCCGTGGAGGTCGAAAATGTAAGCGCACTGCCAATGGATTGAGAGATGAACCAATTGAGCAACCTCCCTCATGTCATGAAACAAGGCAGCAGCCTCCACTTggaacaagccatgaaaatgtAATTGAACAAGTTCAAGGAGAAGCTGCTCGGGCACCTCAATCTCCAATCCAGAATTCTACATTGGGAATAATGCATGAATCAGGTGACCAAGTTACTCAACAAGCTGATGGAG GAAAAGAAACTACAAATGATTCAAGTGAAGTACATCAGAAAACCCGAGGCCCTACATTTATGAAAGAAATTTGGGGTCGGCCTAAGGACTTTCCACGGATTGAGATTAAACTCGATGACAATGGGATCCCAATAAGTGAGAAAACCTCTTTTTCTGAATTCTTGGGCAGTTTGGCTAGGAATGGTATGTATTGTCCAATAGATGTTGAAAGTTGGCTTAAGATGCCAAGGAAACTTAAAATGGACATGTTAGAAGTGATAAAG GAAAGGTTTGCTTTGCCTATGGGACTAGAAGCTTGGACCTTAAGATCTATTGGCAAAAAATGGAGAAGCTGGAAGGCAGATTTAAAGGCTACATATTTTGATCCTGCCGTGCCAAATGCTGAAGCTCGGTTTCAAAAGGACATAAGGGTACGGGAAGAGCAATGGATCAAACTTTGGGCTtattggaaaagtaaagaagcAAAG GCCAAACAGTTGGGAAGACCTCCTACTAGAGTAGAAATATTCAATAAGTTTTATACCCATGCCGATGGAACTCCATCAAGTACCATAGTTGCTGAGAATTCG GTGGTTGGGCAAGACAAACATGGTCATGTTCGCTTGTTTAGTGACGGTGTGAATCCAACGGACTTATGGGAAGACATTACTAGTCGTAACACATGTTACCATATAAGTGTTCAACAACAGTCAACATTGGTCCGTTTGGAGGAAAGGCTTCAGCGACAAGATGATGAAATAGCCAGTTTGAAGAAAATG GTAGGGAATATGGTTTCACTAAAAAGTTTGTTTGACCCAACAAAAATCGTGGCAAAGGGATATTTACGGAGTCTGAATCCATTGGATGAGGTCGGCGGACAAGCTCTTGGGCCAAATTGGTGTGAAATACAGATACAAGTTGCAATGAGTCTACGTGAGCAATTGATTAGACCGTATGATTTGCAACAAACAATTCAAGATGCACTTGGTGCACCAATTTCTTGGCCTTGTCATTTGGTGAGATATGCACTTAAATACATTgtagatttctggaattttagtTCTAGCTATGATGATCTAATGATCGCCTTGGTCTTTGTGTACAGGTGGAAACAGCTGAAGAATGATGGGGACTTCATGGTTATGACTGAGGACTCTCAACAAAAtggaaagtttggaagctaA